One bacterium DNA segment encodes these proteins:
- a CDS encoding TIGR00725 family protein codes for MIQNPRKAPWISIVGGHNANPETEKLAEEVGKLLAEKGAVIVCGGLGGVMEAVARGAKNAGGTVIGILPGSSREKANEYIDYPIPTGLGHARNAIVPLVGDAVIAIDGSWGTLSEISFAQIYGKTVVGLASFEIKGVKQAKTPKEAVEIAIAFAKLSENGD; via the coding sequence ATGATACAGAATCCAAGAAAAGCCCCCTGGATATCAATAGTAGGCGGTCACAACGCCAACCCTGAAACAGAGAAACTTGCTGAGGAAGTAGGCAAACTTTTAGCAGAAAAGGGCGCTGTAATAGTGTGCGGTGGCCTGGGCGGCGTCATGGAAGCCGTGGCAAGAGGAGCCAAAAATGCCGGTGGAACAGTTATAGGGATCCTGCCGGGCAGCTCCCGGGAAAAAGCAAATGAATATATAGATTATCCCATACCTACGGGTTTGGGACACGCACGAAATGCCATAGTTCCCCTCGTTGGCGACGCCGTCATAGCTATCGACGGAAGCTGGGGGACACTTTCCGAAATATCGTTCGCTCAAATTTACGGCAAAACCGTCGTCGGACTCGCTTCTTTTGAAATAAAGGGAGTAAAACAAGCAAAAACCCCAAAAGAAGCAGTAGAAATAGCCATTGCTTTCGCAAAATTATCCGAGAATGGAGACTAA
- a CDS encoding acylphosphatase, whose product METKRYHILVYGIVQGVGYRYFAYRVANELGISGFVRNLRDGSVEVMAQGDEQSLAEFVDKLRKGPISAMVTDIKITELPVDPTLKRFEIKF is encoded by the coding sequence ATGGAGACTAAAAGATATCACATCCTCGTTTACGGAATAGTTCAGGGTGTTGGATACAGGTATTTCGCATACAGGGTCGCCAATGAACTCGGGATAAGCGGTTTTGTCAGAAATCTTAGGGACGGCTCGGTAGAGGTTATGGCGCAGGGTGACGAGCAATCACTCGCCGAATTCGTGGATAAGTTGAGAAAGGGACCTATATCGGCAATGGTTACTGACATTAAAATCACCGAACTACCAGTTGACCCAACGCTTAAAAGATTTGAAATAAAATTTTAG
- a CDS encoding dihydroorotate dehydrogenase electron transfer subunit gives MPYEISAKVLDKIWLSKNTYLLELFAPQIASKAKPGQFVMLEVPGRFLRRPLSIAGVDGNRVTIVFRVVGEGTKNLSLVRRHTQLSAFGPLGKPFPTPESKAILIGGGIGVVPLIFFARELIKTGQNFELLYGEKSAEYLLDKKFPDIKFRIFTEDGSKGEKGTVLDGLIITKDDVIYACGPTPMIRALKRILESKNNTCWVSLEQRMACGIGVCRGCVVKLESGYKTVCRDGPIFLLSEIDVNSLVEP, from the coding sequence ATGCCCTACGAAATTTCAGCCAAGGTTCTCGATAAAATCTGGCTTAGCAAAAACACCTATCTTCTCGAGCTTTTCGCGCCTCAAATAGCCAGTAAGGCTAAACCGGGACAATTCGTTATGCTTGAGGTTCCCGGAAGATTTCTCAGGCGCCCCCTAAGCATAGCAGGTGTTGACGGGAACAGGGTCACTATCGTCTTCAGAGTAGTCGGTGAGGGCACAAAAAACCTATCTTTAGTGCGAAGGCATACCCAACTTTCGGCATTCGGACCGCTGGGAAAACCTTTCCCCACCCCAGAGAGTAAAGCTATTCTTATCGGCGGCGGGATAGGAGTGGTTCCGCTTATTTTCTTCGCGAGGGAGCTTATAAAGACCGGGCAAAATTTTGAACTACTCTACGGCGAAAAAAGTGCCGAATATCTTCTTGATAAAAAGTTCCCTGACATAAAGTTTCGCATTTTCACCGAAGACGGCAGCAAGGGCGAGAAAGGAACAGTTCTCGATGGGCTAATAATCACAAAAGACGATGTTATCTATGCCTGTGGACCAACGCCCATGATTAGGGCGCTTAAACGGATTCTTGAGTCAAAAAACAACACCTGCTGGGTTTCTCTTGAACAAAGAATGGCTTGCGGAATTGGTGTTTGCCGGGGATGCGTGGTCAAACTCGAATCAGGTTATAAAACTGTGTGCCGCGATGGTCCAATATTCTTGCTATCCGAGATTGATGTTAATAGTTTGGTAGAACCATAA
- the rpiB gene encoding ribose 5-phosphate isomerase B, translating into MRIAIGNDHAGFELKEFLRDRLKSLGYEVEDLGCHYPTACDYPVYAHRVARAVAAGEFEFGILICGTGLGMSMSANKIKGIRAALCRDATFAELARRHNNANILCLAGRFTEPDDALEITLRFLTTGFDGDTPQGQRHKRRVELIEPKE; encoded by the coding sequence ATGAGGATAGCGATAGGAAACGACCACGCCGGATTTGAGCTAAAAGAGTTCCTGCGGGACCGACTCAAATCGCTGGGATACGAAGTTGAGGATTTAGGATGCCATTATCCTACAGCATGCGATTATCCCGTTTACGCGCACAGGGTGGCACGAGCAGTAGCTGCTGGTGAGTTCGAATTCGGCATTCTTATATGCGGCACGGGGCTCGGCATGTCGATGTCGGCTAATAAGATAAAAGGTATAAGAGCTGCGCTATGCCGCGATGCCACATTCGCTGAGCTGGCGAGAAGGCATAACAATGCAAACATTCTTTGTCTTGCGGGAAGGTTCACGGAACCAGACGATGCACTCGAGATAACGCTTAGGTTTCTCACGACTGGCTTCGACGGCGACACCCCACAGGGGCAACGCCACAAAAGACGAGTAGAGTTAATAGAACCCAAAGAGTGA